The sequence below is a genomic window from Haematobia irritans isolate KBUSLIRL chromosome 3, ASM5000362v1, whole genome shotgun sequence.
TGTGGAATCACGACCGGTACGCTGTAAGTGCGGTCATAAATTCTGTTTTGTTTGTGGTGAAAATTGGCATGATCCTGTCAAATGTCGTTGGCTTAAAAAATGGATAAAGAAATGTGATGACGATTCGGAGACTAGCAATTGGATAGCAGCAAATACAAAAGAATGTCCCAAGTGTAATGTAACAATTGAAAAGGATGGCGGCTGCAATCATATGGtgtgcaaaaatcaaaattgcaaACATGATTTCTGTTGGGTATGCCTAGGCTCATGGGAACCACATGGTTCGTCATGGTATAATTGCAATCGTTATGATGAAGATGAAGCCAAAGCTGCACGTGATGCTCAAGAAAAATTTAGATCATCATTAGCAAGGTAAGCGGCTCACGTtgggaagaaatattttttaaataatgattgCAAAAAATTCTCTCTATTCTTTCAGATATTTACATTATTATAATCGTTATATGAATCATATGCAATCTTTGAAGTTTGAAAATAAGTTGTATGCTTCAGTAAAACATAAAATGGAAGAAATGCAACAACACAATATGTCATGGATTGAAGTAAGTTGGATTAAATAGAGCTTATTTGTTTGTCCGAAtatcaaattatatatttttttaaaattttatttctatagaaaattttgcaaaattttatttctatagaaaattttgtcaaaattttatttccatagataatttggtcaaaattttatttctgtagaaaaatttgtcaaaattttatttctatacaaaattttgtaaaaaaattttcccaaaattttatttctatagaaaatttggacaaaattttatttctatagaaaattttgtcaaaattttatttctatagaaaattttgtcaaaattttaaatatatagaaaattttgttaaaattttaaatcaatagaaaattttgtcaaagttttaaatctattgaaaattttgccgaaattttatttctatagaaaattttgtcaaaattttatttcgtctatagaatttttttgtcaaaattttatgtctatagaaatttttttgttaaaattttatttctatagaaatttttgtcaaaattttatttctatagaaaattttgtcaaaattttatttccatagaaattttttgtcaaaattttatttctatagaaaattttgtcaattttttttttctatagaaaattttgtacaaattttatttctatagaaaattttgtcaaaattttatttctatagaaatttttctcaaaattttatttctattggaaatttactcaaaattttatttctgtagaaaattttgtcaaaattttatagctatagacaattttgtcaaaattttatttctatagaaaattttgtcaaaattttatttctatagaaaattttgtaaaaattttatttctctaaaaaatgttgtcaaaattttatttctatagaaaattttgtcaaaattttatttctatagaaaatgttgtcaaaattgtatttctatagaaaactttgtcaaaattttaaatctatagaaaattttgtcaaaattttatttctatagaaaattttgtcaaaatattatttctatagaaaattttgtcaaaattttatttccaaaggaacttttgtcaacattttatttctatagatggttaggttaggtggcagcccgatgtaggctcacttagactattcagtccattgtgataccacattggtgaactatttctatagataattttgacaaaatcttatttctaaaggaacttttgtcaaaattttatttctaaaggaaattttgtcaaaattttatttctatagaaattttttgtcaaaattttatttctatagaaaatttagtcaaaattttatttctttagaaaagtttgtcaaaattttaaaatatataaaaaatttgtcaaaatttgaaatctacagaaaattttgtcaaaattttatttccgtagaaatttcttgtcaaacttttatttctaagaaaattttgtcaaatttttttttctatagaaaagtttgtacaaattttatttctatagaaaattttgtaaaaattttatttctatagaaaattttttcaaaattgtatttctttctatagcaaattttgtcaaaattttatagctatagacaattttgtcaaaattttatttctatagaaaattttgtcaaaattttatttctatagaaaattttgtcaaaattttatttttaaaaaaaatcttttttaaatttatttctataaaaaattttgtaaaaattttatttcaatttgtttaggtgcaatttttgaaaaaggccGTTGATATCTTATGCCAATGCCGCCAAACTCTCATGTATACGTATGTGTTTGCgtattatttaaaaaagaacAATCAATCAATGATATTCGAAGATAATCAAAAAGATTTAGAATCTGCCACAGAGACATTATCTGAATATTTGGAACGTGATATAACATCAGAAAACTTAGCTGATATCAAACAAAAAGTTCAAGATAAATATAGGTGAGttaaaaacaaacttattaatttatttcaatacaattcaATATTTCTTATTCACTTTGTAGATATTGCGAGAAGCGGTGTACAGTGCTCTTAGACCATGTGCATGAAGGCTACGAAAAAGATTGGTGGGAATATTTAGAATGACGAGATATTCAAGAACCTTTGTTAGGGCGCTATGGTGGTAATAAATTAAAAGGAAATTCATTATAattaaataactaaaaaaaaacaaattaaaaattttttgaaaacaaaaacaaaatacaaaagaaCCCCAgataaatataataagcaagcAAAACCAACCAATCAACCAACcagcaaaacaaacaaatggaaacaacaacaaattgcaaattaaacaaaaaaaccccccattttactataaaaataaaagaaaaacacaaataacaacaaaaacaaattaaaatagttataaacaaacaaataaacaccaacaacaaattaatatatataaaaaaagaaaatatatagaacATCCCTATATTTGGACCTATTACACTAAAAGTGTATTAATACATTATTTAAGTATGGCTAATGAATGTGGTTGAGAGACAATGAAAGGAAGGATTTTAAATATGGCTtcttcgcttttaaaaattgaatttatatgttggaaaagtttaacttaattttattttttaaatttccttaaaaattctagatttctaattttggtCGTACCTGAGAATTGACTTTTCATGTAAGTCATAATgactttttaataatttatttacaatGACAATTGATGTTTGCTTCAGGTCTTTATAGAATTCTTAGTGAAATTTCGCTGTTTGGGGAAAAACTATAAATAGTCGATAACAACGTTACCATCGAATATTTAGTCAGCCTAAATAACTAGGAAGTTTTTCATTGGGAATTGCAATGACGTGTAATAGTATGTATTTCAGACTAGTATGTATTTCAGACTATTTTGTCTATAGTTATTTAGAGTGGATTAAAAATTTACGTTTCCAGttttaaaaatcgactttttaaattttttttttgaaatttcagaaatttttttttgtatctataTCTATTAAATCTGCATAATAATCAAAGAAAAATCGACCAATGAAGTTCTATACCAGTCTCCAATTGTATTATCTATTTAAAAAAGGCTTTGAAcccagaatttaaaaaaaaacataattttgcctcttttttaaactcgaatttaaatttttgtaaatatgggAAATTACACAATTCAGCTTTTTACAATTGAGACCAGCTTTCAATAGGTATCGTACGCAATGATTATTggcttttttttacaaaattgatgGATGATCTTTTAACGATTTACTGTAGGCTTTGGAATCAGAATCAAAAAgcataattttgttatttttaaaagacgagaaaaaatatttttttttaatatggaaaattataCATTTCAACTTTTAAACTTTGTAAAAGTTAAGTTTTCGAATCCAAAACTTTTACATAATCCCCCATGTTCCaaaattcggaatcgcaaaattttcgattggcgatattttcttaaccctaaaacatacaaatttaaattttggcaacatagttctcttggataaaaagttaaaatgcaaattgaatttaaatccgatagtatctcaatttttttctttataagaaaaataaattcttgcgatttgtgattccgaatatcggaacatgggggaatgtttttatagataaggaatttaattggaaaaaatatcttgacaaaaaagATGGAATGGTTCACAAGATATTGACAATTCGATATATTGCGTTTTTGCAATTCTTAAACCAGAACATGGGTTTATATGAAACAGAAAAATGTTCTGTTTtcagaaccaaaaaaaaaaaaaaacagaaacatttTGCATAtagacttttatttttttataagcccCAACTTTCACAAACATTGTCGATAGTAACGTCGTCTCTGAATTTAAACAAACGTGAATAATCAGTCATTCTTATACATTATGGTTTTCGACCAGAGTTGGGGTTCCACACATGACAGTTGGGATTA
It includes:
- the ari-1 gene encoding E3 ubiquitin-protein ligase ariadne-1, with protein sequence MDSDEDSYEMDSGNVSSGDDGDGGFDMEIDEMPHERQAESDEYHYEVLTTEEIVQHQREIIDEVKTVIKLQSTVTRILLNHFKWDKEKLLEKYFDGNTDEFFRGAHVINPFSKPANSNKQKNSKTNTAEECEICFSQLPSDSMAGLECGHRFCLTCWREYLTTKIITEGLGQSISCAAHGCDILVDDVTVMKLVHDGRVRVKYQQLITNSFVECNQLLRWCPSIDCTYAIKVSYVESRPVRCKCGHKFCFVCGENWHDPVKCRWLKKWIKKCDDDSETSNWIAANTKECPKCNVTIEKDGGCNHMVCKNQNCKHDFCWVCLGSWEPHGSSWYNCNRYDEDEAKAARDAQEKFRSSLARYLHYYNRYMNHMQSLKFENKLYASVKHKMEEMQQHNMSWIEVQFLKKAVDILCQCRQTLMYTYVFAYYLKKNNQSMIFEDNQKDLESATETLSEYLERDITSENLADIKQKVQDKYRYCEKRCTVLLDHVHEGYEKDWWEYLE